A single region of the Pontibacter kalidii genome encodes:
- a CDS encoding type II toxin-antitoxin system RelE/ParE family toxin, which translates to MIVSFGSKETEKIWNGERVAKLPMEIQTIGRRKLRMLHNSQDIADLRIPPSNRLEKLAGNLKEFYSIRINSQWRITFQWNNGQASEVKIIDYH; encoded by the coding sequence ATGATTGTATCCTTCGGGTCAAAAGAAACTGAAAAAATCTGGAATGGAGAAAGGGTAGCGAAGCTGCCTATGGAAATCCAGACAATTGGCAGACGTAAATTAAGGATGCTTCATAACTCTCAAGATATTGCTGACCTTCGGATTCCTCCCTCCAACAGATTAGAGAAGTTAGCAGGAAACCTGAAAGAGTTCTACAGTATCCGGATAAACAGCCAATGGAGAATTACTTTTCAGTGGAACAACGGCCAAGCATCAGAAGTAAAAATTATAGATTACCACTAA
- a CDS encoding HigA family addiction module antitoxin, with product MERLPNIHPGEILKEEFLVPLNITAYRLSKDIGIPQTRVSEILKGNRRITADTALRLSYYFGNSPKFWLGLQDDFDLEEEMTIKQKELETIKRFEKNAA from the coding sequence ATGGAACGATTACCTAATATTCATCCAGGAGAAATACTGAAAGAAGAGTTTCTTGTTCCTTTAAACATCACGGCCTACAGGCTTTCAAAGGACATTGGTATACCTCAGACGAGAGTGTCTGAAATTTTGAAAGGAAACAGGCGCATTACAGCAGATACAGCCTTAAGATTAAGTTACTACTTTGGCAATTCCCCAAAATTCTGGCTCGGCCTCCAAGACGATTTTGATTTGGAAGAAGAAATGACCATTAAGCAAAAAGAGCTAGAAACGATAAAGCGCTTTGAGAAGAACGCAGCCTAA